In Pelosinus sp. UFO1, one genomic interval encodes:
- a CDS encoding restriction endonuclease: MLNQFGPFRSIDITPEEFEKETARCLQENGMKITNCVVRHNEKIRVFDGNYQIDVTARLELFGGAELLVLVECKHQKNSIKREIVQALHDKIRSIGAHKGIIFSSSNFQKGALEYAKAHGIALVKVADGKCTYETRSLHGVEDIPSWLSIPKYALYIMEPSGNNGILVSLCSNSTKLLEKMKLESRA; the protein is encoded by the coding sequence ATGCTTAATCAATTTGGCCCGTTTAGAAGTATAGATATTACTCCGGAGGAGTTTGAAAAAGAAACTGCACGATGTTTACAAGAGAATGGAATGAAGATTACTAATTGTGTTGTGCGCCACAATGAAAAAATAAGAGTATTCGATGGTAATTATCAAATTGATGTTACAGCTAGGTTAGAACTTTTTGGAGGGGCAGAATTACTTGTTCTTGTTGAATGTAAGCATCAAAAAAACTCAATTAAACGTGAAATTGTACAGGCTCTACATGATAAAATACGTTCAATAGGGGCTCATAAAGGAATTATATTTTCTTCTAGCAACTTTCAAAAAGGGGCATTAGAATATGCTAAAGCGCACGGTATAGCATTGGTTAAAGTTGCAGATGGAAAATGCACTTACGAAACAAGAAGTTTGCATGGTGTAGAGGACATTCCATCTTGGCTTTCAATACCCAAGTATGCCTTATATATAATGGAGCCATCGGGAAATAATGGAATACTTGTATCTTTATGTTCCAACTCTACGAAATTGCTTGAGAAAATGAAATTAGAAAGCCGCGCATAA
- a CDS encoding mannose/fructose/sorbose PTS transporter subunit IIB, which translates to MKICLVRIDDRLIHGQVATVWVKAVGCNRIIACSDEAAADPLRKALLLQVTPPGIKSYVLPVEKAIEVYKNPKNSDFKTLFLLTNPTDVLRMVEEGVDIKSVNVGGMCYKHGKVLITGAISVDKQDVESFRKLHDRGIELEIRKVASDSKIDLMTLDLPFKE; encoded by the coding sequence ATGAAGATTTGCTTAGTTAGGATTGATGATCGATTAATCCATGGTCAAGTGGCCACTGTTTGGGTAAAGGCTGTAGGATGTAATAGAATTATTGCTTGTAGCGATGAAGCGGCTGCTGATCCATTAAGGAAAGCCTTATTATTGCAGGTGACACCTCCAGGGATAAAATCCTATGTTTTGCCTGTTGAAAAAGCCATAGAGGTATATAAGAATCCAAAAAATAGTGATTTTAAAACATTATTTTTATTGACCAATCCAACAGATGTTTTAAGAATGGTAGAAGAGGGCGTAGATATCAAATCTGTAAATGTTGGTGGAATGTGTTACAAACATGGGAAAGTTCTCATTACAGGTGCTATATCTGTTGATAAACAAGACGTAGAATCTTTCAGAAAGCTACATGACAGAGGTATAGAATTAGAAATTAGAAAGGTAGCAAGTGATAGTAAGATTGATTTAATGACTCTTGACTTGCCCTTTAAAGAATAA
- a CDS encoding PTS sugar transporter subunit IIA has translation MVGLVICTHGKFSDELVKASEMIFGKQEDVRTITFEPGESADELVGKYERAIEQLGEKDEILFIVDLFGGSPYNAASRIVADHENMDIIAGVNLPMLLEIYMQRTNSSLPELVDVAIHAGRDAVKSFRDNFATVVEEEL, from the coding sequence GTGGTAGGTTTAGTAATATGCACACATGGAAAGTTTTCAGATGAATTAGTAAAAGCATCAGAAATGATATTTGGAAAACAAGAGGATGTAAGAACTATAACATTTGAACCAGGTGAAAGTGCAGATGAACTAGTCGGAAAATATGAGAGAGCCATAGAACAGTTGGGTGAAAAAGATGAAATTCTTTTCATTGTTGACCTATTTGGTGGAAGTCCATACAATGCTGCCAGCAGAATTGTTGCAGATCATGAAAACATGGATATTATAGCAGGGGTAAATTTACCAATGCTGTTAGAAATTTATATGCAAAGAACTAATTCAAGTTTACCTGAATTAGTTGATGTTGCAATACATGCAGGACGTGATGCTGTAAAATCCTTTAGAGATAATTTTGCGACTGTGGTTGAGGAGGAATTATGA
- a CDS encoding SDR family NAD(P)-dependent oxidoreductase, giving the protein MTNKVLISGANKGIGFETARQLGQQGWSILLGARSEERGLAAVEELKAGGVNAEWIKVDLNDVSTIHAAAKYIKANHADLNVLINNAGIPGDMHKGALDFTSVELREVFDVNFFGNFEMIKAFTPILAANNGRILNLSIPTVANDFFAPFAYMTSKASLNSMIAAFGAYYTKNNISVEIFGVMPGGITTDLNGNTTGPFMKTLPQGGKIIVDLLTNGKHHQGKVLNEYGVAMDYEANYLLKA; this is encoded by the coding sequence ATGACAAATAAAGTATTAATTTCCGGTGCGAATAAAGGGATTGGTTTTGAAACTGCCCGCCAATTAGGTCAACAAGGTTGGTCAATCTTATTGGGAGCACGTAGTGAAGAACGTGGCTTAGCAGCCGTGGAGGAGCTCAAAGCAGGTGGTGTCAATGCGGAATGGATCAAAGTAGATTTGAATGATGTGTCAACTATTCATGCTGCTGCGAAATATATTAAAGCCAATCATGCTGACTTGAATGTTTTGATTAACAATGCCGGTATCCCCGGTGACATGCATAAGGGTGCTTTAGATTTCACTTCCGTTGAATTACGGGAAGTTTTTGATGTGAATTTCTTTGGAAACTTTGAAATGATTAAAGCCTTTACACCCATATTAGCGGCTAATAATGGGCGTATCTTGAATTTGAGCATCCCAACAGTTGCCAATGATTTCTTTGCACCTTTCGCTTATATGACTAGTAAAGCGTCATTAAACTCAATGATTGCGGCTTTTGGCGCGTACTATACAAAAAATAATATCTCAGTTGAAATATTTGGTGTGATGCCGGGCGGGATTACTACTGACTTGAACGGAAATACGACAGGACCATTCATGAAGACTCTTCCGCAAGGTGGCAAGATCATTGTTGACCTTTTAACTAATGGAAAGCATCACCAAGGCAAGGTATTGAACGAATATGGCGTGGCTATGGATTATGAAGCTAATTATTTACTAAAAGCATAA
- a CDS encoding DUF4062 domain-containing protein: MKKLQIFISSTYTDMLEERQAAVEAILEAGHIPAGMELFSAGNSSQIETIKRWIESSDVYLLILGGRYGAIESNTQKSYTQLEYEYAIEKGIPVFAVVIKDGALEAKVKRDGPSVIEMNNQTKYKEFKELVLSKICEFFDDTKDIKLAIHKTLVEFQRQYKFAGWVSGREVENYDNLEKENRELLKENKALQTQLKKHMNNTNKKQDEEQFSKIKEALGKILVQLPEELSEKKEKVSVEHIFAVFHDQFAIGVDNQSGTSKISFFLFSQVAPHLMKFGLVEKAKVPQRVFWEKIHTSKLGYEFLQYCALNPESEGTKKVVKKKAN, encoded by the coding sequence TTGAAAAAATTGCAGATATTTATATCTTCTACGTATACGGACATGCTAGAAGAACGGCAGGCGGCAGTCGAGGCCATATTAGAAGCAGGACATATTCCTGCTGGCATGGAATTGTTCTCTGCTGGAAATAGCTCTCAAATTGAAACTATTAAGAGATGGATAGAAAGCTCGGATGTTTATTTATTAATACTGGGAGGACGTTACGGAGCAATTGAGTCAAATACGCAAAAAAGTTACACCCAACTAGAATATGAATATGCAATAGAGAAAGGTATTCCTGTTTTTGCAGTGGTAATAAAGGATGGTGCATTGGAAGCGAAAGTGAAGAGGGATGGCCCTTCTGTAATCGAAATGAACAATCAAACTAAATATAAAGAGTTTAAAGAACTAGTTTTAAGTAAAATATGTGAGTTTTTTGATGATACTAAAGATATTAAGCTTGCTATTCATAAAACCTTAGTAGAGTTTCAAAGGCAATACAAATTTGCGGGTTGGGTATCTGGACGTGAAGTAGAAAATTACGATAACTTAGAGAAAGAAAATAGAGAGCTGTTAAAAGAAAATAAAGCTTTACAAACCCAGTTAAAGAAACATATGAATAATACAAATAAAAAACAAGATGAAGAGCAATTTTCTAAAATAAAAGAAGCATTAGGAAAGATCTTGGTACAACTACCGGAAGAATTGTCGGAAAAAAAAGAAAAAGTGAGTGTAGAACATATTTTTGCAGTATTTCACGATCAGTTTGCCATTGGTGTTGATAATCAATCTGGCACTTCAAAGATTTCATTTTTTTTGTTTTCCCAAGTTGCTCCTCACTTGATGAAATTTGGGTTAGTAGAGAAAGCAAAGGTTCCTCAAAGAGTTTTTTGGGAGAAGATACATACTTCAAAATTAGGATATGAGTTTTTGCAATACTGTGCCTTGAATCCAGAAAGTGAAGGCACGAAGAAAGTAGTTAAGAAAAAGGCTAATTAG
- a CDS encoding mannose/fructose/sorbose PTS transporter subunit IIB yields MKICLTRIDDRLIHGQVATVWVKESGCDKIIACSDEVAADQLRKTLLLQVTPPGIKAYVLPIDRVIEAYKNPKYSDFKTLFLCTNPTDVVRLVEGGVDIKSVNVGGMCYKEGKVLITGAVAVDKTDVDAFRKLNEKGIELEIRKVARDSKVDLMSLNLPF; encoded by the coding sequence ATGAAAATTTGTTTAACTAGAATTGATGATCGCTTAATCCATGGGCAGGTGGCAACGGTTTGGGTAAAGGAATCCGGATGCGATAAAATCATTGCCTGTAGTGATGAAGTCGCCGCTGACCAATTAAGAAAAACTTTATTATTACAAGTAACACCACCAGGGATAAAAGCCTATGTGTTACCAATTGATAGGGTTATTGAAGCATACAAGAACCCCAAATATAGTGATTTTAAAACACTGTTTCTATGTACCAATCCAACAGATGTTGTGCGATTGGTAGAAGGTGGCGTAGATATTAAATCTGTAAACGTTGGTGGAATGTGTTATAAAGAGGGAAAAGTTTTAATTACGGGAGCAGTTGCAGTTGACAAAACAGATGTAGATGCTTTCAGAAAGCTAAATGAAAAAGGAATTGAATTAGAAATAAGAAAAGTAGCCCGTGATAGTAAAGTTGACTTAATGAGTCTCAACTTACCGTTTTAA
- a CDS encoding MerR family transcriptional regulator, giving the protein MSYTINQIATMFDISAYTIRFYDKEGLLPFVSRNKSGNREFTESDLNLFKIIYCLKNTGMQIKDIKKYIDLCMEGTDTIDVRQKLLTEHRSEIIKQMDGLKENLSLIDAKIEIYKSPDAVKIVNEQLKKAYDEKRKNNLQQAL; this is encoded by the coding sequence TTGAGTTATACCATTAATCAAATAGCAACTATGTTCGATATTTCAGCGTATACCATTCGCTTTTATGACAAAGAGGGCCTTTTACCATTTGTCTCACGGAATAAATCCGGAAACAGAGAATTCACTGAATCAGACTTAAATTTGTTTAAGATCATTTATTGTCTGAAGAATACAGGAATGCAAATTAAAGATATTAAAAAATATATAGATTTATGTATGGAAGGTACTGATACAATAGATGTCCGACAGAAATTACTTACAGAACATCGCAGCGAGATTATAAAACAAATGGATGGGCTCAAGGAAAACCTTAGCTTAATTGATGCAAAAATTGAAATCTATAAATCTCCTGATGCAGTGAAAATTGTAAATGAGCAATTAAAAAAAGCATATGATGAAAAACGTAAAAATAACTTACAACAAGCCTTATAA
- a CDS encoding Cof-type HAD-IIB family hydrolase, with protein MLCLDIDGTLLNSKHQITERTKIAIRKVAKEQKIPVILVSARMPQGIYFLAKELEICAPIICYNGALIIDYNNNIVLNNYIEVPYIKKVYSIVKKYSICISLYKDDGWYNEEKDEWVEQEEGITNLTSTIRDYRALLTDWGNEGCNKILCMGDEEEILSLKKELLAMFQEDLTIYLSKPTYLEIMPKNSSKIAAIAVLLEKYNVNKTELIAIGDNYNDINMIEYAGLGIAMGNAPDAVKSCADSITTSNDEEGVACAIYKYMLG; from the coding sequence ATGCTATGTTTAGATATAGATGGAACGCTTTTAAATTCCAAACATCAAATTACCGAACGAACAAAGATAGCTATTCGTAAAGTGGCAAAAGAACAGAAGATACCAGTCATATTGGTTTCCGCAAGAATGCCTCAGGGAATTTATTTTCTGGCAAAAGAATTAGAAATCTGTGCACCTATTATTTGTTATAACGGTGCTTTGATAATAGACTATAACAACAATATTGTACTTAATAACTATATTGAAGTACCTTATATAAAAAAAGTGTATTCCATTGTGAAAAAGTATAGTATATGTATAAGTTTATATAAAGACGATGGATGGTATAATGAGGAGAAAGATGAGTGGGTTGAACAAGAAGAAGGTATTACGAATCTTACTTCTACTATTCGTGATTATCGGGCGTTGCTCACTGATTGGGGAAATGAAGGATGTAATAAGATTCTGTGTATGGGTGATGAAGAAGAAATCCTCTCTTTAAAAAAAGAACTACTGGCTATGTTCCAAGAGGATTTAACTATTTACCTCTCGAAACCTACCTATCTAGAAATAATGCCGAAAAATTCGTCTAAAATAGCAGCAATTGCAGTTTTATTAGAAAAATATAACGTAAATAAGACTGAGCTGATAGCGATAGGTGACAATTATAATGATATTAATATGATTGAATACGCAGGACTTGGAATTGCAATGGGAAATGCTCCAGATGCAGTGAAATCTTGTGCTGATAGTATTACCACATCTAATGACGAAGAAGGTGTGGCATGTGCAATTTATAAATACATGTTAGGATAA
- a CDS encoding sigma 54-interacting transcriptional regulator, whose amino-acid sequence MKRIEKIYCYLDENTQKFSMEELLQDNGFETGEISEQLNILRNNVSKELHELLRLDKIIKIKGRPVKFLHKTCVEKILNIEIKEKSIEVGSIKELLVKRESEDPFQNLIGAEKSLKNQVEQAKAAIIYPPVGLHTLIFGQTGVGKTLFAKMMYNYGKYIKKFTDKSPFIIFNCADYYNNPQLLLAHIFGYIKGAFTGADHEKEGLVEKAHGGILFLDEIHRLPPEGQEMIFYFMDTGTYNKLGETERKRKASILIIGATTEDPSSHMLKTFMRRIPIIISIPPLQERTVEEKIDIIKYLFVNEAHRVNKSIKISTEVVKALIGSVSYGNIGQLKSNIQLTCAKGFLNNINNGKECIELDFKMLSSNIKSGLFEFGRDYKDFKEVSNILEAPLLISPDGYKVMIEDAEELPFNLYKLIEDKISLLKEEGMDDNDINKFIITDLNIKFKIFYNKFNKNKEHKERISKIIDKEILEFAEQMKDLAETDLTRKYSDRFVYALSFHLSAFFKRMKEKKYDTNKYTYHSIQDNDEEYKVALKITAIMSQTFQVEVPEVEITYIAILLKSVEEESQEQVGIIVAAHGSNTASSMLSAVRGLLGDVSSVGAVDMPLDVSPKEILEVMIEKVKSINKGKGVLLLVDMGSLFNFEATIVEKTGVKVKTIDMVSTPLLLEAVRKSSILGMELEDIFNSLREFRGYNNELNGEKSFSDKVIITVCTSGKGTAVKLKEIVENVLFNLTQENIDVIPVEVRELDKKIKTLQKKYDILAVVGVKKPKDNIPFIPLEKLIDGNGEKILREIIVGNQFMVLPEKESVVIKDLCEDNLKQFLTYLNPHKIIGILLNFVDELEKELHIAFDNSMKIRIILHVGYALERIVANDGLKCEADKEPISTELARSVDSTCEIFKKSVNISLTEDEKYYICKMLSSAET is encoded by the coding sequence ATGAAGAGAATTGAAAAAATTTATTGCTATTTAGATGAAAACACACAAAAATTTTCAATGGAAGAACTGTTACAAGATAATGGATTTGAAACAGGTGAGATATCTGAACAACTCAATATCTTAAGAAATAATGTCAGCAAAGAACTTCATGAATTATTAAGATTGGATAAAATTATAAAAATAAAGGGCAGACCCGTAAAATTTCTACATAAGACTTGTGTTGAAAAAATATTAAATATTGAAATCAAAGAGAAATCGATAGAAGTAGGAAGTATCAAAGAGCTTCTTGTTAAAAGGGAAAGCGAAGATCCTTTCCAAAATTTGATAGGGGCAGAAAAGAGTTTAAAGAATCAAGTCGAACAGGCAAAAGCTGCTATTATATATCCACCCGTAGGATTACATACATTAATTTTTGGACAGACAGGGGTAGGAAAAACTCTATTTGCAAAAATGATGTATAACTATGGTAAATATATAAAAAAATTTACCGACAAATCGCCATTTATAATTTTTAACTGTGCGGACTATTATAATAACCCTCAATTATTATTAGCCCATATCTTTGGCTATATAAAAGGTGCTTTTACAGGTGCTGATCATGAAAAAGAAGGGCTGGTTGAGAAGGCTCATGGAGGAATATTATTTTTAGATGAAATACATAGGTTGCCTCCAGAAGGGCAAGAGATGATATTTTATTTCATGGATACAGGCACATATAATAAACTGGGGGAAACAGAACGAAAACGCAAAGCTAGTATATTAATTATAGGAGCCACTACTGAGGATCCTAGTTCACATATGCTTAAAACTTTTATGCGACGGATACCGATTATCATCAGTATTCCACCATTGCAAGAGCGAACAGTTGAGGAAAAAATAGATATCATTAAGTACTTATTTGTTAATGAAGCACATCGAGTAAATAAAAGTATAAAAATATCGACTGAAGTAGTGAAGGCGTTGATTGGCAGTGTTTCTTACGGAAATATTGGTCAACTAAAATCCAATATTCAGCTTACGTGTGCCAAAGGTTTTTTAAATAATATAAATAATGGCAAAGAATGCATAGAGTTAGATTTTAAAATGCTTTCTTCGAATATAAAAAGTGGATTGTTTGAATTTGGCAGAGATTATAAGGATTTTAAAGAAGTTAGTAATATTTTAGAAGCTCCATTGTTAATAAGTCCTGATGGCTATAAAGTAATGATAGAAGATGCAGAGGAACTACCTTTTAATTTATATAAGCTTATAGAAGACAAAATAAGCTTATTAAAAGAAGAAGGAATGGATGATAATGATATTAATAAATTTATCATTACTGATTTAAATATCAAATTCAAAATATTTTATAATAAATTTAATAAAAATAAGGAACATAAAGAGCGAATTTCAAAGATAATAGATAAAGAAATTTTGGAATTCGCAGAACAAATGAAGGATTTAGCTGAAACTGATTTAACAAGAAAATATAGTGATCGATTTGTTTATGCGTTAAGCTTTCATTTAAGTGCCTTTTTCAAACGAATGAAAGAAAAAAAATATGATACGAATAAATATACCTATCATTCGATCCAGGATAATGATGAAGAATATAAGGTTGCCTTGAAAATAACGGCTATCATGAGCCAAACCTTCCAAGTTGAAGTGCCAGAGGTGGAAATTACCTATATCGCGATTTTATTAAAATCAGTCGAAGAAGAATCACAAGAGCAGGTTGGTATTATTGTTGCAGCCCATGGGAGTAACACAGCTAGTAGTATGCTTAGTGCTGTGCGAGGTTTATTGGGTGATGTTTCCTCCGTAGGTGCAGTTGATATGCCATTAGATGTAAGTCCTAAAGAAATATTAGAAGTTATGATTGAAAAGGTAAAAAGCATAAATAAAGGAAAAGGTGTGCTACTACTTGTTGATATGGGATCTTTGTTTAATTTTGAAGCAACTATTGTAGAAAAGACAGGAGTTAAAGTCAAGACCATTGATATGGTTTCTACGCCGTTACTGCTTGAGGCAGTAAGAAAATCAAGTATTCTTGGTATGGAACTTGAGGATATATTTAATTCACTTAGGGAATTTAGAGGCTACAATAATGAGTTAAATGGAGAAAAAAGTTTTAGCGACAAAGTGATTATCACGGTATGTACTTCTGGAAAAGGGACAGCTGTTAAGCTAAAAGAAATTGTGGAAAATGTATTATTTAATTTAACACAAGAAAATATTGATGTTATACCTGTAGAAGTCAGAGAATTGGATAAAAAAATTAAAACGTTGCAAAAAAAATATGATATTTTAGCAGTGGTTGGTGTGAAAAAACCAAAAGACAATATTCCTTTTATCCCCCTAGAAAAGCTCATTGATGGTAATGGTGAAAAGATACTAAGAGAAATCATTGTGGGCAATCAGTTTATGGTGTTACCAGAAAAAGAAAGTGTTGTCATTAAAGATTTATGTGAAGATAATTTAAAACAATTCCTTACCTATCTAAATCCTCACAAAATCATTGGGATATTATTAAACTTTGTAGATGAATTAGAAAAAGAACTACATATAGCCTTTGATAATTCAATGAAAATTAGAATCATTCTTCATGTAGGTTATGCACTTGAGAGAATAGTAGCTAATGATGGGTTAAAGTGTGAGGCGGATAAAGAACCTATCAGTACAGAACTTGCTCGTTCGGTAGATAGCACATGTGAAATTTTTAAGAAATCAGTCAACATATCATTGACTGAGGATGAAAAGTATTATATTTGCAAAATGTTAAGCTCCGCGGAAACCTAA
- the manZ gene encoding PTS mannose transporter subunit IID, translating to MNEKKLTQGDLFSMFIRSNFLLASFNFERMQSMGFCVTMIPALKRLYQGEELKKALKRHLEFFNTQPFISAPIMGITAAMEEQRANGAPIDDASISGVKVGLMGPLAGVGDPIFWGTIRPVTAALGASLALSGSILGPILFFLSFNVIRLATKYYGLQYGYTTGTGIVSDMSGNRLQKLTEGASILGLFVMGCLVSRWTSMNVPLVVSTVTGADGKVVVTTVQTILDQLMPGMLPLGLTFLCMYLLKKKVNAIGIIFGLFALGIIGYACGLLK from the coding sequence ATGAATGAAAAGAAATTAACCCAAGGTGATCTCTTTAGTATGTTTATTCGCTCTAACTTTCTCTTAGCATCCTTTAACTTTGAAAGAATGCAATCAATGGGTTTTTGTGTCACAATGATTCCTGCATTAAAAAGATTGTATCAAGGGGAAGAACTTAAAAAAGCATTAAAACGGCATTTGGAGTTTTTCAATACACAACCATTTATTTCTGCCCCTATTATGGGAATCACAGCAGCTATGGAAGAACAACGCGCCAATGGAGCTCCTATTGATGATGCATCAATTAGTGGTGTAAAAGTAGGCCTTATGGGACCACTTGCTGGTGTGGGAGACCCTATATTTTGGGGAACGATCAGACCTGTTACTGCAGCTTTGGGTGCATCATTGGCATTGAGTGGCAGTATATTAGGACCAATCTTGTTTTTCTTATCATTTAATGTAATACGATTAGCGACAAAATACTATGGTTTACAGTATGGATATACAACAGGAACTGGTATTGTCTCTGACATGTCAGGAAATAGATTACAGAAGTTAACTGAGGGAGCATCCATATTAGGATTGTTCGTAATGGGTTGCTTAGTTTCAAGGTGGACCAGTATGAATGTACCATTAGTAGTTTCTACGGTTACTGGGGCAGATGGAAAAGTAGTAGTTACCACCGTGCAAACTATCTTAGATCAGTTAATGCCAGGGATGCTGCCATTAGGCTTAACGTTCTTATGTATGTACCTATTGAAAAAGAAGGTCAATGCAATAGGGATAATCTTTGGACTCTTTGCATTAGGAATTATAGGTTATGCATGTGGTCTACTTAAATAA
- a CDS encoding PTS mannose/fructose/sorbose transporter subunit IIC: MSELQMVLLIIVAAIAGMESVVDEGQGHRPLIACTLVGLVLGDVTTGIILGGTLELMALGWMNVGASMAPDSALASVIAAILIIVGKQSIGAGIAVAIPIAAAGQVLTIFVRSATTFFQHLADKYAEEGSCRGIEMCHFLAWTLQALRVAVPTALVAAIAGTDTVTVLLASIPDVITRGLQIAGGFIVVVGYAMVINMMEAKYLMPFFFLGFVVAAFTSLNLVAFGVVGTVLAILYIQLNPKYNESTAIVDELDL; the protein is encoded by the coding sequence ATGAGTGAATTGCAAATGGTTTTACTAATAATTGTTGCGGCTATTGCAGGTATGGAAAGTGTAGTTGATGAGGGACAAGGTCATAGACCACTAATTGCATGTACCCTAGTAGGGCTTGTTCTAGGAGATGTTACAACAGGTATTATTCTAGGTGGTACGTTAGAACTCATGGCCTTAGGTTGGATGAACGTTGGGGCATCTATGGCTCCAGATTCGGCTCTGGCTAGTGTAATCGCTGCCATATTGATAATTGTCGGTAAACAATCAATAGGGGCGGGTATCGCTGTAGCAATACCAATTGCAGCGGCGGGTCAAGTACTTACTATTTTTGTTCGATCAGCGACAACGTTTTTCCAACATCTTGCTGATAAGTATGCAGAAGAAGGTAGCTGCAGAGGAATTGAAATGTGCCATTTTCTTGCTTGGACATTACAAGCATTGCGTGTTGCCGTTCCAACTGCATTAGTTGCTGCCATCGCTGGAACAGATACCGTTACTGTTTTACTTGCATCCATTCCAGATGTAATCACAAGAGGCTTGCAGATCGCTGGTGGATTTATCGTAGTTGTTGGTTATGCAATGGTTATTAACATGATGGAAGCCAAATATTTAATGCCATTTTTCTTCTTAGGTTTCGTAGTTGCTGCGTTCACTAGCTTAAATCTTGTTGCATTTGGTGTGGTTGGCACCGTATTAGCTATTCTTTATATCCAACTCAATCCCAAATATAATGAGTCAACGGCAATCGTTGATGAACTAGATCTATAA
- a CDS encoding ACP phosphodiesterase, producing the protein MNYLAHIYLSDNNNESMLGNFLGDFVNKSLENNFEYSIKSGIFMHRKLDSFTDSNPVFLESKKRISSLNRRFAGVLIDMFYDHFLAKNWSEYSSISLEEYADNFYSILKRFSYCLPDKLTTRMPLMIEENWLVSYREINGIKKSLERISWRFSKSKHPLLNPVDELIRNYESLELDFKSFFPYAIEYANKLKGIHQL; encoded by the coding sequence ATGAATTATTTAGCGCATATATATCTCTCAGACAACAATAATGAAAGTATGCTTGGTAATTTTCTTGGTGATTTTGTAAATAAATCTTTGGAAAATAACTTTGAGTATTCTATAAAAAGTGGTATTTTTATGCATAGAAAACTTGATAGTTTTACTGACTCAAATCCGGTTTTTCTAGAGAGCAAAAAAAGAATTTCAAGCTTGAATAGGAGATTTGCAGGGGTATTAATTGATATGTTCTATGATCACTTCTTAGCTAAGAACTGGTCTGAGTATTCTTCAATATCCTTAGAAGAATATGCTGATAATTTTTATAGTATACTTAAAAGATTTTCTTATTGTTTACCAGATAAGTTAACAACAAGGATGCCTTTAATGATAGAGGAAAACTGGCTTGTTTCGTATAGGGAGATAAATGGTATAAAAAAATCATTAGAGCGAATTTCATGGAGATTTTCTAAATCAAAGCATCCTCTATTGAACCCAGTAGATGAGTTGATTAGGAATTATGAAAGTTTAGAACTTGATTTTAAAAGTTTTTTTCCTTATGCAATTGAGTATGCAAATAAACTTAAAGGCATTCACCAGTTATAA